A single region of the Pristis pectinata isolate sPriPec2 chromosome 23, sPriPec2.1.pri, whole genome shotgun sequence genome encodes:
- the ppil3 gene encoding peptidyl-prolyl cis-trans isomerase-like 3, whose product MCQCFSFPTGTGKGGSSIWGRKFEDEFSEHLKHNVRGVVSMANNGPNTNASQFFFTYGKQPHLDMKYTVFGKVIDGLETLDELEKLPVNEKTFRPLTDVHIKDIVIHANPLAF is encoded by the exons ATGTGCCagtgcttctccttccccacagGCACAGGCAAAGGAGGATCCAGCATCTGGGGCAGGAAGTTTGAAGATGAGTTCAGTGAACATCTCAAG CACAATGTCCGAGGAGTAGTTTCCATGgcaaacaatggccccaacaccaatGCCTCCCAGTTTTTCTTCACGTATGGGAAACAGCCTCATCTGGACATGAAGTACACAGTGTTTGGAAA GGTGATCGATGGGCTGGAAACACTCGATGAGCTGGAGAAGCTTCCTGTGAATGAGAAGACATTTCGTCCTTTGACTGACGTACACATCAAAGACATTGTTATTCATGCCAACCCTCTGGCATTCTGA